The proteins below are encoded in one region of Serratia symbiotica:
- the rpoC gene encoding DNA-directed RNA polymerase subunit beta', protein MKDLLKFLKAQTKTEEFDAIKIALASPDMIRSWSFGEVKKPETINYRTFKPERDGLFCARIFGPVKDYECLCGKYKRLKHRGVICEKCGVEVTQTKVRRERMGHIELASPTAHIWFLKSLPSRIGLLLDMPLRDIERVLYFESYVVVEGGMTNLERRQILTEEQYLDALEEFGDEFDARMGAEAIQALLKNMDLEVECEQLREELNETNSETKRKKLTKRIKLLEAFVQSGNKPEWMILTVLPVLPPDLRPLVPLDGGRFATSDLNDLYRRVINRNNRLKRLLDLAAPDIIVRNEKRMLQEAVDALLDNGRRGRAITGSNKRPLKSLADMIKGKQGRFRQNLLGKRVDYSGRSVITVGPYLRLHQCGLPKKMALELFKPFIYGKLELRGLATTIKAAKKMVEREEAVVWDILDEVIREHPVLLNRAPTLHRLGIQAFEPVLIEGKAIQLHPLVCAAYNADFDGDQMAVHVPLTLEAQLEARALMMSTNNILSPANGEPIIVPSQDVVLGLYYMTRDCVNAKGEGMVLNGSKEAERVYRAGLASLHARVKVRITEDVKTAEGEWTTQTNIVDTTIGRAILWMIVPKGLPYSIVNQPLGKKAISKMLNTCYRILGLKPTVIFADQIMYTGFAYAARSGASVGIDDMVIPAKKAEIIEEAETEVAEIQEQFQSGLVTAGERYNKVIDIWAAANERVAKAMMENLSVEDVVNRDGVVEQQVSFNSIFMMADSGARGSAAQIRQLAGMRGLMAKPDGSIIETPITANFREGLNVLQYFISTHGARKGLADTALKTANSGYLTRRLVDVAQDLVVTEDDCGTHNGILMTPVIEGGDVKEPLRERVLGRVTAEDIIKPGTADILVPRNTLLNEKTCDLLEENSVDSVKVRSVVSCETDFGVCANCYGRDLARGHIINKGEAIGVIAAQSIGEPGTQLTMRTFHIGGAASRAAAESSIQVKNRGSLKLNNVKFVMNAAGKLVITSRNTELKLIDEFGRTKESYKVPYGAVMGKGDGAEVNGGETVANWDPHTMPVISEVSGFIRFADMVDGQTITRQTDELTGLSSLVVLDSAERTGSGKDLRPALKIVDAKGDDVLIPGTDMPAQYFLPGKAIVQLEDGIQIGAGDTLARIPQESGGTKDITGGLPRVADLFEARRPKEPAILAEISGIISFGKETKGKRRLVISPLDGSDAYEEMIPKWRQLNVFEGEIVERGDVVSDGPESPHDILRLRGVNAVTRYITNEVQEVYRLQGVKINDKHIEVIVRQMLRKGTIVSAGGSEFLEGEQAEVSRVKIANRQLEADGKIPATFSRDLLGITKASLATESFISAASFQETTRVLTEAAVAGKRDELRGLKENVIVGRLIPAGTGYAYHQDRMRRRAQDETPIVPQVSAEEATANLAELLNAGNLGGGNDE, encoded by the coding sequence GTGAAAGACTTATTGAAGTTTTTAAAAGCGCAAACCAAGACCGAAGAGTTTGATGCGATCAAGATTGCTCTGGCCTCGCCAGACATGATCCGTTCATGGTCGTTCGGTGAAGTTAAGAAGCCGGAAACCATTAACTACCGTACGTTCAAACCTGAGCGTGACGGCCTTTTCTGCGCCCGTATCTTTGGGCCGGTAAAAGACTACGAGTGCCTGTGCGGTAAGTACAAGCGCTTAAAACACCGCGGTGTAATCTGTGAGAAGTGTGGCGTTGAAGTGACCCAAACCAAAGTGCGCCGTGAGCGCATGGGCCACATTGAGCTAGCCTCGCCGACTGCGCACATCTGGTTCCTGAAATCGTTGCCTTCGCGCATCGGTTTGCTGCTGGATATGCCGCTGCGTGATATCGAACGCGTGCTGTACTTCGAATCCTACGTGGTGGTTGAAGGCGGCATGACCAACCTTGAGCGCCGTCAGATCTTGACTGAAGAGCAATATCTGGATGCGCTGGAAGAGTTCGGCGACGAATTTGACGCCAGAATGGGTGCCGAGGCTATTCAGGCCCTGTTGAAAAACATGGATCTGGAAGTCGAGTGCGAGCAACTGCGTGAAGAGTTAAACGAAACCAACTCCGAAACCAAGCGCAAAAAGCTGACCAAGCGTATCAAGTTGCTGGAAGCGTTCGTGCAGTCTGGCAACAAACCGGAGTGGATGATCCTGACTGTGCTGCCGGTACTGCCGCCAGACTTGCGGCCACTGGTTCCGCTGGATGGCGGTCGTTTCGCGACATCAGATCTTAACGATCTGTACCGCCGCGTGATCAACCGTAACAACCGTCTGAAACGCCTGCTGGATCTGGCTGCGCCTGACATCATTGTGCGCAACGAAAAGCGTATGCTGCAAGAAGCGGTAGATGCCCTGCTGGATAACGGCCGTCGTGGTCGTGCGATCACCGGTTCTAACAAACGTCCTCTGAAATCTTTGGCCGATATGATCAAAGGTAAGCAGGGTCGTTTCCGTCAGAACCTGTTGGGTAAACGTGTTGACTACTCTGGCCGTTCTGTCATCACCGTCGGCCCCTACCTGCGTCTGCATCAGTGCGGCCTGCCGAAGAAAATGGCGCTGGAGCTGTTCAAACCGTTCATCTACGGCAAGCTGGAACTGCGTGGCCTAGCCACCACCATCAAAGCCGCCAAGAAAATGGTTGAGCGTGAAGAAGCTGTAGTTTGGGATATCCTGGACGAAGTGATCCGCGAACACCCGGTATTGCTGAACCGTGCACCAACCCTGCACCGTCTGGGTATCCAGGCGTTTGAACCTGTTTTGATCGAAGGCAAAGCGATCCAACTGCATCCGCTGGTTTGTGCGGCATACAACGCCGACTTCGATGGTGACCAGATGGCTGTTCACGTACCGTTGACGCTAGAAGCCCAGCTGGAAGCGCGTGCGCTGATGATGTCTACCAACAACATCCTGTCACCCGCGAACGGCGAACCAATCATCGTTCCTTCACAAGACGTGGTATTGGGTCTGTACTACATGACCCGCGACTGTGTTAACGCCAAAGGCGAAGGCATGGTGCTAAATGGTTCGAAAGAAGCTGAGCGTGTTTACCGCGCCGGTCTGGCGTCACTGCATGCGCGGGTTAAAGTGCGTATTACCGAAGACGTCAAAACCGCCGAAGGCGAATGGACGACACAGACCAACATCGTGGATACCACTATTGGCCGAGCTATCCTGTGGATGATTGTGCCAAAAGGTCTGCCATACTCGATCGTTAACCAGCCTCTGGGTAAGAAAGCGATTTCCAAGATGCTGAACACCTGTTACCGCATCCTGGGTCTGAAGCCGACCGTTATCTTTGCTGACCAGATCATGTACACCGGTTTTGCCTATGCGGCTCGTTCTGGTGCTTCAGTGGGTATCGATGACATGGTTATTCCGGCCAAGAAAGCGGAGATCATCGAAGAGGCGGAAACCGAAGTTGCCGAGATCCAGGAGCAGTTCCAGTCTGGTCTGGTTACTGCGGGTGAACGCTACAACAAAGTGATCGATATTTGGGCTGCGGCGAACGAGCGTGTTGCGAAAGCGATGATGGAAAACCTATCGGTCGAAGACGTGGTTAACCGTGATGGCGTGGTGGAACAGCAAGTTTCCTTCAACAGCATCTTTATGATGGCCGATTCCGGTGCGCGTGGCTCTGCTGCTCAGATCCGTCAGTTAGCTGGTATGCGTGGCCTGATGGCGAAACCGGACGGCTCGATCATTGAAACGCCAATCACCGCCAACTTCCGTGAAGGTCTGAATGTACTCCAGTACTTCATCTCGACGCACGGTGCGCGTAAAGGCTTGGCGGATACTGCACTGAAAACCGCTAACTCTGGTTATTTGACTCGTCGTCTGGTAGACGTTGCACAGGATCTGGTGGTCACTGAAGATGACTGCGGCACGCACAACGGCATCCTGATGACGCCGGTTATTGAAGGTGGCGATGTTAAAGAGCCACTGCGTGAACGCGTTCTGGGTCGTGTAACAGCGGAAGATATCATCAAGCCGGGTACGGCTGATATCTTGGTGCCACGCAATACCTTGCTGAATGAGAAGACTTGTGACCTGTTGGAAGAGAACTCTGTCGATAGCGTTAAAGTTCGTTCAGTAGTGAGCTGCGAAACTGACTTTGGTGTGTGTGCCAACTGCTATGGTCGTGACTTGGCGCGTGGTCATATCATCAACAAGGGCGAAGCCATCGGCGTTATCGCGGCACAATCCATCGGTGAGCCGGGTACCCAGTTGACGATGCGTACTTTCCACATCGGTGGTGCGGCATCGCGTGCGGCAGCAGAGTCCAGCATTCAGGTTAAGAATAGAGGTAGTCTGAAGCTGAACAATGTTAAGTTCGTTATGAATGCAGCAGGCAAGCTGGTGATTACTTCTCGTAATACCGAGTTGAAGCTGATCGACGAGTTTGGCCGTACCAAAGAAAGCTACAAAGTGCCTTACGGTGCCGTGATGGGCAAAGGTGACGGTGCAGAAGTTAACGGCGGCGAAACGGTGGCTAACTGGGATCCGCACACTATGCCAGTTATCAGTGAAGTGAGTGGTTTTATTCGTTTCGCTGACATGGTTGACGGCCAGACCATTACTCGCCAGACCGACGAACTGACCGGTTTGTCTTCCCTGGTGGTGCTGGATAGCGCAGAGCGTACCGGTAGCGGTAAAGATTTGCGTCCGGCGCTGAAAATCGTTGATGCCAAAGGCGACGACGTGTTGATCCCAGGTACTGATATGCCTGCTCAATACTTCCTGCCAGGCAAAGCGATTGTGCAACTAGAAGACGGCATTCAGATCGGTGCAGGTGATACCTTGGCGCGTATTCCTCAAGAATCGGGCGGTACTAAGGATATCACCGGTGGTCTGCCACGCGTTGCGGACTTGTTCGAAGCACGTCGTCCGAAAGAGCCGGCAATCCTGGCTGAAATCAGCGGGATTATCTCGTTCGGTAAAGAGACCAAAGGCAAACGTCGGCTGGTAATTTCTCCGCTGGACGGCAGCGACGCTTACGAAGAGATGATCCCGAAATGGCGTCAGCTCAACGTATTTGAAGGGGAAATTGTAGAGCGTGGTGATGTTGTTTCCGACGGCCCAGAGTCTCCGCACGACATTCTGCGTTTGCGTGGTGTGAATGCGGTTACCCGCTATATCACCAACGAAGTGCAGGAAGTTTACCGCCTACAAGGTGTTAAGATTAACGATAAGCATATCGAAGTTATCGTTCGTCAGATGCTGCGTAAAGGCACCATTGTCAGTGCGGGGGGGAGCGAATTCTTGGAAGGCGAGCAAGCTGAAGTTTCACGCGTTAAGATTGCCAACCGTCAGCTTGAAGCTGACGGTAAGATCCCGGCAACCTTCTCACGTGACTTGTTGGGTATCACCAAGGCTTCCCTGGCGACCGAATCCTTCATTTCTGCAGCATCGTTCCAGGAAACGACGCGCGTTCTGACCGAAGCGGCCGTTGCTGGCAAGCGTGATGAACTGCGTGGTCTGAAAGAGAACGTCATCGTGGGCCGTCTGATCCCAGCCGGTACGGGTTACGCTTATCATCAGGATCGTATGCGTCGTCGTGCGCAGGATGAAACGCCGATTGTTCCGCAGGTCAGCGCGGAAGAAGCAACAGCCAACCTGGCCGAACTACTCAATGCAGGCAATCTGGGCGGTGGCAACGACGAGTAA